The Engystomops pustulosus chromosome 7, aEngPut4.maternal, whole genome shotgun sequence DNA window TTTTGTTAACCCCTATGTGTAATGTTACATTTGCTTCTGCCAGGAGGCGTAGGGGGACATATGGTAAAAATACAAATGTGGCAGGCTTCtgtgttttgttgtgtttttttttttttgaggaacactccagtcacagctgaatCTTTGAATTATACATCATGAAAAACCTGAAGGGAGGAGCCTGACTCTAGGATCTAGCAGGGTTCttcaatgaaaatgagtcatgtTACTCCcgtcaggccctgcaccatgtattactATTAAACCCCTGCTTTGGCTGCTGCTATAGCTTCTTTCCCATCACTGTCCTGGCATATTTGCTGTCCATTGGTTAATACAAGCGTTAAACAAGAATATATTTAGATTGATTtgtaacattttttgttttatgctGGTTGTACACTTCAGCCAAATGTATCTCTGTTCTATGGCTAGCTTTATAGTTGCACAAAGGGCCAGATGGTGGGAACAGACTTGAAGCAGTACACCCCCCTATCTTCTGTAAGTCTGTGTTCTCTCCACTTTGCATAGAGGGAGGGTTAACCCATTTTCTGCCTCTGTTTTGACAAGAAAATTTCATGACAAAACATTGccaactttttattaattttagatTTCTAGTAATTTTCAGAGAACAGGAGAAGGAAGGGTGGGGAGGAGTCTAATATGTTGGCATTCCACTGCTGGGTGCTAGGGGGCTCCCTCTCATTAGAGATGGCGTGAGGTAGATGCGAATCAGGCATCCCGCCCTAGAGCTTTAAATGACATAGATTCCTGAAATTGTAAGCAATGTTACACGCAAACATTTTTCCAGATCAGTAGCCTGGGCGTACAACCCCTGCACTGTTCATATGTAGATTTTTTTACACTGTGAAAAATAGTCCTTGAGTTGTCCCAAAGCTGCCTTTGCATTGTGTCTTTTGGACACATTTAGTGTGTTTGCCAGGAAACTCCTAATGTACACGCAAAACACAGGGCCGCCTTCATAGGGAAATACTGGGAATTGCAATACCCTAGACCCGGACGCTAGATGGGCCGGAGCTGCAGTCCGCACAATGTCACCACTGCCTGCATCCTTGGTGCGAACAAAGCTGTGTCACCACCATCATTGCTTAGGTGATGGGTCTGGGTCCTGCTGAAGAATGCTGGAGCAAGGAGGAGCTGGTTGCAGGAAGCGCAGGTGAGTATTCCCCCCCGCTGTGTCTACCTATCTACTCGGGGGATATGTACAGCGCTGGCTACCTACCTACTGGAGGTGGGGCATAtcctgtgctggctacctatttactgggtggCATATGTTGCACTACATACAGTGTATGCGGTCTTTGCATTTGTAATGCATTTTGCGCTTTGTTATATGAACACACCCTTAATGAGTTAGGGTATGCAGTAAATATAATACATCGGGGGTGCTGTATTAGCTATAATTTATTCCATAGAACTATATAAAGGATGAGATTGAATTTGTGGTGGCGCTGTATGGACTGTTATGTTACCGTTGGGTACATCCAAAGTATCTTTTTAATGAAGGCTGGTGATAGATGGCTTACAGTGGTATACGTCTCCCTTGGGTCACCCTATTATGGTCTCCATTAAATGGATACCTTTCCTTACATCAGGGAGCTGGATGATAGATTGAAGTCTACTCCGTGTTTCCTGCTTATAGTGGCATTTACTGACTGGACATGGACTAAAAGGAGGTTCCATCTGACAGTATATATCTACGGACACATGCAGTGTGTATATCAAACGCTTAGAAGtgaagtgtgaactgagccttctACATCTTACCTGTGTTGATAATTTGTAGAAAACTATTGGGACTAAAAGGATAATTTGAAGGAGAAATGTAATGCTTGTCTAGGCAAAACTGTTACAGATCTTTTGCAGTGAAAGAATTGACATCTGCATTGGTTGATGCCTCTGGATTTATGCAAGCCTTGTTGAATTCACTTAAAGTAAGCAGTGTTATTGAAAATAAGCATCTTCCAGAAACTTTCAGAACTAAGAAATATATCTGAAGACATAGTTTCAATTAAACCTAAAAAGACAAAATTGATTGCACAATTGTGCTGTGACACTAAGCTTTATTTCCCCAAACCTATTTAACACCTGTAGTGTCATGGCATGCAAAACTGGTAAATATTTTAGATGTTTTTGAATTTTCAGTATTTGCTGAGGTAAGTGACTTTGAGGGAAGATAATGCTGCTGGTGCTGCTGGCTGCCTTTTATCTCTGTTTTCTTTTAGAATCTTTAGTGTCACCAAATAATTTTGATCCATTTAAATTCCTGTCTATTGTGCCTCTGCTGTCAATTATATCAAAGCACGGAAGACATAAGATAATTTCTACTTGGTAAAGAACCATTGATAGTCTTGACTGGGAGTGCCCTCTAGTCTTGTTATCCTGAAAGCAAAAGAACAAGTTTTACAATCAAAGGTGACTGTATATGATGTTGTGCTGATCTGGTGACTACAGATCAGTACAGATATTAATAACAGTGCAGACAAATCTGTATATGGGTCACTGTATTCAGTTTCTGTTTCCTACCCCATCATGAGGTCAGATCCTTTagcataggacagtgatggcgaaccttttagagacaaagtgcccaagctacagccaaaatccacttatttaccatgaagtgccaacatggcattttatacagtaacgtattgctacctgttcttcaacatcattcaatcgtatccgccccctgaggacaccaatacagttgaaaggaagagggcaaattcagactcagagattgtagcttctctccagggtctctctgtagaggaagaatgaagggtccagcaggggggCCTCCAAAAGATaccgcagccctgtccacacattctcacttttcccgcagttccaaacagccaatgaagtgttgcttaaaAATAGCGCTTagagcagcatctctaaagttgcttgggactgcagagagatttggtggatttgttcctgtctggtgaacactgtcctggggtgataaactgagtgcccaaagaaatgGCCGTGCCataggtgccataggttcgccaccactggaataGGAGATAGGATCAGCACCCATCCCTAGTCTCCTATGGTCTGTGTTCTGTGTGCATTGATACAATAAACCTCTAGTAGTCAATATTGGAAAGTATTAGAAATGATTgtgtcatttttaaaaatatttccttTTAATACCGGAGCAATTTGTAATCTAGTCCTCTTACTAGACAACATATTGGAGAGACTACGACAACAGCCCTTTAGGAACAGTGCCCCAGCCAGCAGCTATGGAGCAGCTTCTTTTCTGTGATGGATTATAGCAAGGCGATTCCTGACTTGCACGTTATTAACCGGTGGCTCGCTTGTGTGATTTGTGTAGAGATGTTGCAGTGTGGCCTGATTCTGTCTGATACGTTTTGCCATTCTCTGATCCCTCAAGACATCTTTAGAATCTGAGTGGGTGTGAGAACGTCGGGAAGATGTGCGCAGAATCTGTGCTCAATTATTGTGGACGTAGGAGAATGGTACTGGTTGTCTCGAATAACATGGCACAGTTACTGCTCACCATTTGTCACCCCCTTTCCTGACACTTGTGAGGTTTTCATTTTGGTATTTCTTAATTGTATAGCAATAAGTATCCTGGACTAATAAGAACCCATAGTCTGTCTCCCAGGTAACAGAAGCTGGATAAAAACCACTGATTATTATATAATGCCCACAATGGCTGTCATTCAGTATGCCACACACCCTGATATGAATGTTAATTCAAGTCACTAAGTGAAttgtccactaggtggcagcatcatACAGCAGGTCTGATCCTGTACAGCCAGATTGATGGTGATAATCCAAACCTTTACAAACATTGATTTCATATTTTATCCAAAGATAAttttgtattataataataacctTAATGGCAATTCCCCACATATTTACCCACTAGTCATTGCTCCGCTAATCATGGATATTGTTCCCAGATGCTTAATGGAGAAAATTACATATTCATCACAATTACTATAGAATAATTCCTGATATAAATCTGCTATACATGTGATGTAACAGGTATGTGTATCCTGGAGAGACAGTCATGTCAATTGTATGTTGGCAATAGCCTGCTGTGGCTTCTTTCCTTACTAATATTTGAATATATAGTTAAAAGGGTGTCATCCGAGTAATAAGACAGACGGTTGCCAGGCAACAGGAAGTAAACTATTGGAAGTTTATTGGCAATTGAACCAGGATCCTGTCATGGTATATAATCGGGTGCTCCGGATAACCCCTTGTCTATTGTTATAAAGCAGTGGTGGGGTAAGATGTGTTCTTACTGCCTCATATTTCTGCTCATACAGGAGCCTCTGTCATAGGAATCCTCCGTATGTGGTGAGCTACAGGGATAAGCCGCGTCCATCCTTCCCCATCTCCTCTGGCCTGTAGGCAATGAATATTTATTTTCTCTGTATTCAGTCTCTAAATAAGATTAAGAGAATTACCAGGAGTCAGATCGTGAAGCGCTTGTCCTGGATTTGGCCCTGGGCCTCCAACTTTGTGTATTTATCATAGCCGTATGATTCCACAGCTTCTCCTGTCAAGCCTTTTACTGTCGGCTCTGGAGAACCGTGCAAGAGTAACCTCACAGCGGCGGGTACAATCACAAGAGACCCTCGGTTCTGTCAGGTGAATAATAATTGACTCACTTAGTCTTATGATAATATACATGTGTTATCCTTGGtttgatttaataaaatattgCCTTGCCCATGTTTAAATGCTTTTACTCCAGATGCCTTTCCCTTATATGGGAGTATATATGGATTCTCTGCTCCACCACTAGCTGAGGTGGAGAAACGCTTAGTGGAGTCCGTAATAAGGCGCCTGGTGGTTCTTTAAGCCTTTAACAGTGTTGGTTTACAAGCTAAAAAGATTGTTAATGACATTAAATATTTCTTCAAGATATTTAATGTTTTCCTGACTCCTGGGCCTAATCTTCTCTGAAATGGCGCAGCCTCTTGATGTCACTTGTACAGCTTCTGGAGAACTTCCCAGTTTTTTCTAACATTTATTAAGTCTTCAAATTCAGAAATGGTGACTCATCCCCAGAGCGCTGGCGTAACCCTCCATTCATGGAAAGAAGGTTACTTTCTATGGAAACTGGTCATCTATCATCACCGCTGATACCGCATCATAAAAAGTCAGGGACATGCATTTGTTTATTCCAAGTCTCGTCTCCGTCGCTAGTAAATTCTTCCATGATGTAAGAAACACTATTGTCAGAGTCTTGCGGGTGATCAAAACATTCTAGTAATGGGATACAGATGTGGGGAGGGGTTCCCATTAACATTTACTTGCATATTGTACATTGTATTTGTGGTAGTCTTTTCTTCTCACTGTTGTAATTGTGTTGGCTCAGGAGAACAGTATTTCAGAAGGGGAGTCTGATTATTAGTAGAATTGGGGTTTACAGGGTTCCCAGCAGCAGTGGAAGGTCATGTGTTGAGagtcccacagcagcacagagcacctTTTTAAAATTCATAGAAAGTTCATAGAACTGTGTGTATTTTTGGTCACAAAAGTTCTTTTCTTAATTCCTGTAGATGAACGGCTGTGTTCTCCGCCCTTCATGGAGCTCTCTACAGAAAGTGGTGAAGACACCTTGAAACTGATAGAAAAAAGTGGCCTAGCATTTCCTTTCAGTAAGTGTTGTTCTCGCACACATCTGGACAAAATTTTTATCAATTCAATATCAAATGTATTAATATAATAtgtgcatcacttttttttttcagtctgTAAGACAAGAGTTGCTCATGGGACCAACTCGCATGAGGTAGGATATTGATTTATCCCCATTAGAGAATACTTATTGCTTGTAATCAGCAGTTTAGATAATTTTTACAGTTTTGTTCATTGTGAAGTCTATTACAGCTCTAATAAGTTGTCATTCAGTTTCTCTATAGTCCTAAGACCCCATTCATAAATCTAGTGCAGTTGGGAGTTATCCCAAATGCTTACCGTGTTGGAGGAAATGCCGATATTTTTTAGTGTCACACCCAACCGTGCCAACATGTTCATATGTAAATTAACCTCATCTTGGCCGGATATAACCATCCACTTGTAATAAAAGAGGTGAAAGATTCTCAGGCAGCCAAACTGTGTTTTAGAAGTAGACTGTGAAGTGTGTTATTACACCTATAATGGACGATGGCTGCTGATACTGAGTGTCTAGCAGGATAAGTGCAGTGACGACAGTGACCTCCCACATACATCTTTCAGAAGACGTAACTATAATCTGTCATTTATACAAAAGAACAAACCACTGTTACGTCAATCTGATAGCTGCCACCTTAAATTTTACTAAAGGAAGCACTCCTTTAGAGCTCAAACCTATTAATATTTCTTATACTCGAAAAAGGGGCATGGGGCACCCTTGAAATCAGAACTGACATAGACTTCAGCTTCTGGCaggaacccctttaataaaaataggTACATTTCAGTGCACGAGGAAATGAATGGTATTTTTATACAGATCCACCAGGCAGGCAATAATTGGGAATGGACATTCCTAGGAAAAGTAGTTTTGAAATAATTGAAAAGGGCTGCAGACTGCATAGTTCCCCTTCTCCATTGCATGGCACTGGGTGGCTTTACTCAGGTTTACATCGGTACTATACAGAGGTTCAGAGGATATGAAATGAACAAGTCAAGTTTTGAATGGAGTGGCTTTTaggcagggggttctgtgtaAAGCCAAGAtacaattattttcttttatgtcTATTGTAGATGGCCATAATATTTAATATGGAGGGTCTGCAGGCAATAGAACGCCCTTGTGTCATTCAGAGTTTCATTAGCCACAATGCTGTTCTCTACAAAGTCTTTGTGGTAGGAGATTCCTACACTGTAGTGGAACGGCCATCATTGAAAAATTTCTCACCAGGCAGCTCAGGTAAGATTATCATATGTGTTTTTATGTGCGAATATGTGTATGAAGAGATACTATCTCCATTAGCAATGAGCAACATATTAGCCACACTGCCACCTGCTGACATCTCCTGAGAGTAGCTTTTGGGGTGTTTTGTTTTCAGtactttatttttcaaaattattaCCTAGATCAGACTTCAAAACATTTGGGGCATTGTTTTAGTACATAAGTCTTAATTTGCAGCTTTTTGGTGAAAATTGGTCTTGCGCTATATTTTTCATTTCCTTTTGGACAGTTTATAGACATCCAGCATAAGGGGAAAGGCCTTAGAACAGAGGTGTGACTTTATggggaaaaatattaaaaatttatgTAACaagtttgcacattttttaaGTAAAACTAAGCCAACAATGACATTAGTCCGTCTCAAACTACAGCTGATTTATTGTTCAGTGTTAGTTACTTTGAGAAATTGTGTGAAGTTTAAAACTGTCTTTCTAACTTTTAGGCACTTTTAGTAAATCTGGCCATTTATGCTATTTCATTGCTTCCTGCAAAAATGATTACTAATCAGCACAATGGTATTTTTTTTACCCAGATAGAGAATCCATATTCTTCAATAGTCACAATGTGTCTAAACCAGAGTCCTCTTCAGTTTTAACAGCGGTGAGTTTACTATGTATTACTTAGGTGCAATTCCATCGATACCATATATAGCATTCTTGTTGTTTCCTGTCCACACATTTATATCCACACACCCCATAGTACAATCACGACAATTAGTCTTAGCCTTATCCTGTTACTGACTTTGCTGAACATAATGGTGAAATAATTCTGGTTCCCTCTATTGCTACCGACAAACTATATATCATCACTGAGAGTTAGTCACAGGCCTGCACTATGGTATTGACATCACTGAATATAATATAATGACCTTGTGATCAGCCGCGAGATACACACATCTTACACTGTAGTTACAGCTTTTCCCTTTATTTCTGCTGAATGGATTGAGTGAGATTATCATCTTTATCAAATATTTAACCCCCTGGTTTTCTGTGCACAGCTGGACAAAGTAGAAGGCGTATTCGAGCGTCCCagtgatgacgtcatccgcgccATCTCCAAGGCTCTTCGACAAGCTCTGGGCATCTCGCTGTTTGGGATTGACatcataattaataataaaaccGGCCAACATGCTGTCATCGATATCAATGCTTTTCCAGGTAAACCTGCTCAGGCTACGTGCCCTCCGGCTCTATATCCTTGTGGGAATACACAGAGGACGTGTATCAAGCCAAAGGCCACAATTCTGACTTCAAATAGTCCTAGTATAAGGCTTTGGTGACATTTTGGACTCACTAGCCAGAATATTTTGAATGTTTAAGTGGGAGGGAAAGAATGTGTTGTTTGCCTGTTAGAAAGTAAGTCAAATAAATTGTCAAAACTTCCCTCCAGTAATGTAGCTCTGGATAAAGTGAAATACTTGCCAAATGTATTAGTTTGTAATATCTTTAAATCCACACAGCACAATTCAAAAAGTCCTGTCATAATAAATCCTTCCACAAAGTCTAAAATTTTTGTTTACCCAGACATCTAAAACACATTACTCAGCATTTTTCAGGTAAACTTACATTAAAAATATGGTTTTATGGTGTTCTGAAACACATTGCAATAGCATAGGGAAAACACATCCCATAAAGGCATATGTCTTTTCaccaaaatgtatacatttttccaaaagCATTTGCATTTAAattcaaaatgcaataaaaatgcatTCATAATGCATTGTGCCAGCGCAGCTTAAGTCTAAGTTAAATCTAAGGATTCATtacaaattccatagcgctttacaaatcaacatAGCATTGTTTGACTTGATATACCGTAATTGTAATCACACCTGAGAAAAATCTAGTTACAATATATACATTCTCATTTGAAAATGCCATGGAAAATGAATTCCTAGAAATGATAGAGTTGGATTTACTTAAAACTAGAGAAATCCTTTTCTCATAAATTTTCAGCATACTGTTTCTTGTATACAGGACCCACTGATGGTGTAATTATCTCTTGTAGCAGAGAAGAAGACCTTTTACTTTTCCTGCATAAAATCAGGTTTCCAGGCAGCCGCGCATCTGATTACGGGGAACACGGCGGCTGAAGCCGGGTCCCAGCGCACtaataaatgttaataaaatgCCTGTATTAATATGGAGATCACTAGTCCTGCAATgcacacatgtaaaaaaaaacaagggtaGATAAGGAACCTGCTTCTATTTAAAGGGGAACTCAACTAAGATGTGAGATTAAATGGGTTATTAAacgttattccctatccacaagATTGCGGATAACATGTTGCCCAGTGGGAGTTCAACATTTGGATCTGTGCTCCATGCACAGTTTATGAGGCTGTGAGGGGCAATAATATGCATAATAATTACATGTTCAACTccttattttatgtactgtagTGGTAAAGTACTTGGACCCCCCAAattggcattttttttccccctgaaaACTAACGTTTGGGGGGTTGGCTTTATATTATTTTGTTCTtctctgttttcttttttttaaaagttgaatgAAGATCCATAATTTAAAGAAAGGAGAAAAAGGCAACTCTTTGCAATTAGGAAAACTGGCCTTAGTTCATAATCCCTCAGGAAGATTGTGAAATAACTGAGGTTCAAGTGCAATATTAAGGACATATCCCCAGTATGACCATATACTGTGGGTTAAATCTGTTCTAGAAAGTCTGCATTTGGATATCGAAGCCATAGATTACATGATGATTGATAAAGGGGTTGGGGTTTGGGTCCCCCTGTTACAAAGATTATTCTTAACTGAGATTCTCTTCACCACTCTTCTCTTAGCAGCCTCCATTATCTGCTCCCACCCTTCTAAGATCtgttgcattaaagggaacctgtcatcaggagcgctatttctggctcccccatgtccccattgaGACTAGTGTGCACATTGTCAAAGAGTGTAATAAAACTGGTATTTTCCGATAGAAAGGTAAacgttcatctaacttttcttcttttctttttctctgcaGAGCAATGTCCCAGGTCCCATGGGAGTGGACACTTTTAATTGGAAAAAGATAGTCTAATTATGGGACATTGCTCgcagagaaaaagaaaagaagaaaagttagatgaacgtTTACCTTTCTATCGGAAAATACCAGTTTTATTACACTCTTtgacaatgtgcacactattctctatggggacatgagggAGCCAGAAAAGGGGCCTTTTATTCCTTTAAATGTGAATCCTGGAAATTTTGGGGCTCTGTAGTTAAAGATATTTACATCAGTTATCTCATTGTTTCCCCTTTCCCCCCTGCTTAGTCTTGATAGCCTGTGCCAACAGTGCAAATAGTtctccgtttaaaaaaaaaaagtggacttATAGTGTTTGGATGTTGATAAGGACCTTTTCTATTCTGCGGCAGTAAGATATTTAAGTATTTCCATTAGTGGTCACCGGATATACTTGTATATAAACTGTACAAGTGTAATTGTGTCATGTTTTATCCTTCAGGATATGAGGGCGTTCCAGAATTCTTCGGGGATCTCTTGAACCATATCACAACCATCCTTCAGCGCCCAGAGTTAAATGCAAATAAGCCCCCCACAGAACAGATAACCACAACGGTTATGTGCTGCGCTCCTGCTGCTCGGATAGACCCCTGGATGGTGGAGAACGACTCTAATGGAGCTATGAAACTGCAAAACCAAAGACTAGGGTGCAACTCTTCTGTGTCCCCCAACTTCCAAAAGCACTGTGTGGCATCCCTGGCAACAAAGGCCTCCTCTCAGTAGTCCTTACAGTCTGATCaagtacggggttaaaagcaAGACACGAGATGACTATTATGAGAACCGTGGACAACCATAGGGATAATCTGTTTAGAGGAACGTTGTGACTTCATGTACAATCTGTCATCAAATGTGCACTTTTGGAGCGGCTgcctttttatttatgttttcttGGATATAAAAATTACCACTTGACAACGGAATCCTCAAAGAGAAATATTAACCCACAAAGAGTGCTTTAAAGAAATAAGGGTACTGCCATCACATACAGCCAGATTGGGTACGACCGGCATGacggtttttgtttctttttctgcCAATGTTCTACATAAATTTAGTTTTAGGGAGTTCACATCATTCGCCAGTTCACATCATTATGgcattttcaattttattttttcaatttttgtttAGAAGATCTCCTAGGTTCTTTGGCGCTTTGTCAAGTTAGTTCAGTTATTTTTTTTGCCTAGACTTACAATGGATATATCATCCTCCTCATAGGGAGTCTTCTCTAGAGTCTTCTCTTGAGTCATATGGTCGGACTGTCCAAGAAAAAGCCCCAGCAAAGCAGACCATGAACTCTGCACCACCCCATGTGATTGTCAGAGCACTTCCAGCTTTCCACCCCGTGTGTGTGGATGAATAGCTCTTCTTCTTcagttttatagaaaaaaaaattattattaaatgtatATATTGTTGAGAGATCCTGCTGATTAAAACAGATGTACTCCGATGCCTGAGAGTTGCATAACTTCTTTTCTGTGCCATCAAATATTCAATTGTGTTTGTGTAT harbors:
- the ITPK1 gene encoding inositol-tetrakisphosphate 1-kinase isoform X1, coding for MQTFLKGKRVGYWMSEKKIKKLNFQAFAELCRKRGIEVVQLDLAKPIEDQGPLDVIIHKLTDVILEADQNDTESVQVVQRFQEYIEAHPETIILDPLPAIRTLLDRSKSYELIRRIESFMQDERLCSPPFMELSTESGEDTLKLIEKSGLAFPFICKTRVAHGTNSHEMAIIFNMEGLQAIERPCVIQSFISHNAVLYKVFVVGDSYTVVERPSLKNFSPGSSDRESIFFNSHNVSKPESSSVLTALDKVEGVFERPSDDVIRAISKALRQALGISLFGIDIIINNKTGQHAVIDINAFPGYEGVPEFFGDLLNHITTILQRPELNANKPPTEQITTTVMCCAPAARIDPWMVENDSNGAMKLQNQRLGCNSSVSPNFQKHCVASLATKASSQ
- the ITPK1 gene encoding inositol-tetrakisphosphate 1-kinase isoform X2; this encodes MPWCCQSDVKSAPVTGGLPFVVCVSQADPSGRQVPKMQTFLKGKRVGYWMSEKKIKKLNFQAFAELCRKRGIEVVQLDLAKPIEDQGPLDVIIHKLTDVILEADQNDTESVQVVQRFQEYIEAHPETIILDPLPAIRTLLDRSKSYELIRRIESFMQDERLCSPPFMELSTESGEDTLKLIEKSGLAFPFICKTRVAHGTNSHEMAIIFNMEGLQAIERPCVIQSFISHNAVLYKVFVVGDSYTVVERPSLKNFSPGSSDRESIFFNSHNVSKPESSSVLTALDKVEGVFERPSDDVIRAISKALRQALGISLFGIDIIINNKTGQHAVIDINAFPGYEGVPEFFGDLLNHITTILQRPELNANKPPTEQITTTVMCCAPAARIDPWMVENDSNGAMKLQNQRLGCNSSVSPNFQKHCVASLATKASSQ
- the ITPK1 gene encoding inositol-tetrakisphosphate 1-kinase isoform X3, whose amino-acid sequence is MVKSAPVTGGLPFVVCVSQADPSGRQVPKMQTFLKGKRVGYWMSEKKIKKLNFQAFAELCRKRGIEVVQLDLAKPIEDQGPLDVIIHKLTDVILEADQNDTESVQVVQRFQEYIEAHPETIILDPLPAIRTLLDRSKSYELIRRIESFMQDERLCSPPFMELSTESGEDTLKLIEKSGLAFPFICKTRVAHGTNSHEMAIIFNMEGLQAIERPCVIQSFISHNAVLYKVFVVGDSYTVVERPSLKNFSPGSSDRESIFFNSHNVSKPESSSVLTALDKVEGVFERPSDDVIRAISKALRQALGISLFGIDIIINNKTGQHAVIDINAFPGYEGVPEFFGDLLNHITTILQRPELNANKPPTEQITTTVMCCAPAARIDPWMVENDSNGAMKLQNQRLGCNSSVSPNFQKHCVASLATKASSQ
- the ITPK1 gene encoding inositol-tetrakisphosphate 1-kinase isoform X5 — translated: MQDERLCSPPFMELSTESGEDTLKLIEKSGLAFPFICKTRVAHGTNSHEMAIIFNMEGLQAIERPCVIQSFISHNAVLYKVFVVGDSYTVVERPSLKNFSPGSSDRESIFFNSHNVSKPESSSVLTALDKVEGVFERPSDDVIRAISKALRQALGISLFGIDIIINNKTGQHAVIDINAFPGYEGVPEFFGDLLNHITTILQRPELNANKPPTEQITTTVMCCAPAARIDPWMVENDSNGAMKLQNQRLGCNSSVSPNFQKHCVASLATKASSQ
- the ITPK1 gene encoding inositol-tetrakisphosphate 1-kinase isoform X4, whose product is MVFWNRKRGIEVVQLDLAKPIEDQGPLDVIIHKLTDVILEADQNDTESVQVVQRFQEYIEAHPETIILDPLPAIRTLLDRSKSYELIRRIESFMQDERLCSPPFMELSTESGEDTLKLIEKSGLAFPFICKTRVAHGTNSHEMAIIFNMEGLQAIERPCVIQSFISHNAVLYKVFVVGDSYTVVERPSLKNFSPGSSDRESIFFNSHNVSKPESSSVLTALDKVEGVFERPSDDVIRAISKALRQALGISLFGIDIIINNKTGQHAVIDINAFPGYEGVPEFFGDLLNHITTILQRPELNANKPPTEQITTTVMCCAPAARIDPWMVENDSNGAMKLQNQRLGCNSSVSPNFQKHCVASLATKASSQ